Proteins from a genomic interval of Acanthopagrus latus isolate v.2019 chromosome 7, fAcaLat1.1, whole genome shotgun sequence:
- the gata5 gene encoding transcription factor GATA-5 produces the protein MYQSLALSSNQSPYSYDTGTYIHPSASSPVYIPTTRVPAMLSTLPCLQTCDSTLQSHGLGGHHGWPQTGTEGSSFTTKSPQLPHGFSYSHNTAVSSNSGRDATYQSPRDLENGALADQYGGPVVRSGGGSYSSPDAYMSPDVATSSWTPGPLESGGISLPGRHGGLCGRRSSLDLIDDMSTEGRECVNCGSMSTPLWRRDGTGHYLCNACGLYHKMNGINRPLIKPQKRLQTTSRRTGLSCTNCRTSTTTLWRRNADGEPVCNACGLYMKLHGVPRPLAMKKECIQTRKRKPKTHKNKTSTGSIKSNTSSPTSLSVSEHTSTIKSEPNTAPSPYAGQTGTSATQTGSQLESNRSRVVDVKYEDYSFTPTSMASQNSWCALSQA, from the exons atgtatcaGAGCCTGGCGTTGTCATCCAATCAGTCCCCTTACTCATATGACACCGGGACTTACATCCATCCCTCGGCCAGCTCTCCGGTCTACATCCCGACCACCAGAGTCCCAGCCATGCTGTCCACTCTGCCCTGTTTGCAGACCTGCGACTCGACCCTCCAGTCGCACGGCCTCGGCGGGCACCACGGCTGGCCTCAGACCGGCACTGAGGGCTCTTCCTTTACGACCAAGAGCCCTCAGCTCCCGCACGGCTTCTCCTACTCACACAACACGGCCGTCAGCAGTAACTCCGGCCGGGACGCGACCTATCAGAGTCCTCGGGATCTCGAAAACGGCGCTCTGGCGGATCAGTACGGAGGCCCCGTGGTGCGCTCGGGCGGAGGTTCCTATTCCAGCCCCGACGCGTACATGAGCCCGGATGTGGCGACGTCCTCCTGGACACCAGGACCCCTCGAGAGCGGAGGGATCAGTCTGCCGGGAAGACATGGAGGACTTTGCGGGAGGAGGTCCAGTCTGG ACCTGATAGACGACATGTCCACTGAGGGCAGGGAATGCGTCAACTGCGGATCCATGTCAACGCCGCTGTGGCGCAGGGACGGAACTGGGCACTACCTGTGCAATGCCTGTGGTCTTTACCACAAGATGAACGGCATCAACAGGCCACTCATCAAACCACAGAAACGACTG CAGACCACATCTCGCCGGACTGGCCTTTCCTGCACTAACTGCCGaaccagcaccaccacactGTGGAGACGCAATGCTGATGGAGAACCTGTGTGTAATGCCTGTGGCCTCTACATGAAGCTGCATGGG GTGCCCAGACCTCTGGCCATGAAGAAAGAGTGCATTCAGACCAGGAAGCGCAAACCCAAGACACacaagaataaaacatcaacag GTTCCATCAAATCTAACACCAGCTCCCCAACATCGCTCTCAGTCTCAGAACATACCTCCACCATTAAGAGTGAACCTAACACGGCCCCTTCACCCTATGCAGGACAGACTGGCACATCTGCCACTCAG acagGTTCACAGTTAGAGAGCAACAGATCAAGAGTTGTGGACGTTAAATATGAGGATTATTCCTTTACCCCTACCTCCATGGCCTCACAGAACTCGTGGTGTGCTCTTTCTCAAGCATGA